GTCGGCTCCGGCCTTGTCCAGCGGCAAGAGCGAGGGGTTGAAGCAGGCGCGCGCCGGCCGGCGCAGCCGCAAAGGCAAGCGCGAGATTCCGGCCCTGCTGCTGCCGCCGCGCTACAAAGTGGAAATCATCCGCTGATCGCGATGCATAAACCCCGCCATGGCGGGGTTTTGTTTTGCGGCGGGCCGAGCGTTCCTGTGTTGCCGGACGGCATGCGCGGTATCCGCCAGCTCGCATTGTTCCGCGATTGACGCATCGAATCGCCAGCGGGTGCGGACGTTGCGGTCATGGCGGCCCGCCTCAAACGTTGTCGTCAGGGCGCAAGGGCAGCGCGGCCAAGTCGCGAACCGGGGTGCCGGCATCGCGCTTGGCGTCGGCGTGGCGGAATTGGTCGCGCACTTCCTGCACCAGCAGGAAAGGCGTGTCGGCGGGCCAGGATTCGCTCCAGGTTGTGGTCAGCGGCGGCTGCTCTGTCGTCGGCGGCGCATGGTTGACCGCGTAGGTTTCAAATTGCCAGAGCAGGCTCAGCATCAGCAGCGCGGGCAGGCCGCGGCGCCAGGAATATGCGGCAGATGTCGTCATGATGGGGGATAGACTGCCCGTAACGGCAGAAAGTTGCCAAGCGGACGATATTAACACGATATGACGATTGGAAGTTCGTGATTGGCCGGCGCGGTCAATTCAGGCTGCGCCCGGCAGCCGGCGCGGCTCTTCCAGGCCTGCGGGATCTATGTGGGTCATGACGTCCAGCACCGGGAGCGCAACCAGCACCCGGCCGCGCGCTTGCTCGGCGATCTCGTGCGCCTGGAACACATTGATGCTTCCGTCCACTTCCAGATGCACGTCGACCAGAATCATGTCGCCCATTTTGCGGGTGCGCAAATCGTGAATGCCGGCGATGCCGGGCGTGGTCAGCAGAGCCTCGCGGATGACGGCGATGTCTTCGTCGCTGGCGGCGCGGTCCATCAGATCATGCAGCGCGTCCCAGGCGAAGCTCCAGCCCATCTTGCCTACCAGCAGTCCCACCACCAACGCGGCCATTGGGTCGAGTATCGGGTAGCCCATCAGATTGCCGGCGACGCCAATCGCCACCACCAGCGAAGACGCGGCATCGGAGCGCGCGTGCCAAGCGTTGGCCACCAGCATGCCGGAACGCACCCGTTTCGCCACCGCCAGCATGTAGCGGAACAGGGTTTCCTTGGCCAGCAGCGCCAGAGCGGCCACCCAGAGCGCCAGCGAGTGCACTGACGGGATGTCCTCGGGATGCAGGAATTTCCCGGCGGCGGAATACAGCATGCCGCCGCCCACGATCAGCAGCAGCAGGCCGAGCACCAGCGAAGCCGCGTTTTCGTAGCGCTGGTGGCCGTAGTGGTGATCGTTGTCCGGCGCTTTGCCGCTGTGGCGCCCGGCCAACAGCACCACGAAGTCGGCGAACAAGTCGGACAGCGAATGCACGCCGTCTGCGATCAGCGCCGACGAATGCGACCAGACGCCAGCGCCCACCTGCAACATCGAAAGCAGCAGGTTGACGGCGACGCTGACCAGCGTGCTGCTGCGGGCGGCTCGCTGGCGTTCGATGCTGTCGACTTCTTCGCTGAGGTGGGTATGGACGTGGCTCATGACGTTTCGCAAAGCTGTGGATAAATATATTTTCGCATTGTTTTTGCTATTGGTCATTAATTTTTGATTTAAAAACTAAATGATAATGAAAACGAGAATGAGCTGCAGAAACCATGTGTATCAAATGGTTTAGTAGACAGCTGGGTGGCGCGGTTGAGTTTGAGACGCCACTTCGCATTGGGCTGGAAGCGATGCGATGCCAGGTATGGCGGATAGGCCGGCCGTGTCGGCACGGCGCTTCCACTCCGCGGCGGTCTGTCTGTTAACTGATGGCAACGCCAACGCCACCAGAATTGTCGCCGGGCGTCGGCATGCAAGCAGTCGCAGGCAAGCCCTCAAAGGCGTGGGCGATACGGCGTTTGCTGCCCTGCCGCAGCATGGCGTGGTCCGGATCGACCTCGTGAATCATGGGCTGGCGGCTCTCCTTGCCGCGACGCTTCGCTTGAGGGGGCGCAGATTCGGGAGCTAACCGCCGAATCCCCGCGGACCAGGCGCGACTGCCGGTATAATCCTTGGATGGACAACACACACTCTCTCCCGTTTGCCGGCCTGACTCCGGATGCCATTCTCGACGCCGTGGAAAGCCTGGGCTTGCGAGCCAGCGGCAGCTTGCTGGCGCTCAACAGCTATGAAAACCGCGTCTATCAGGTGGGGATGGACGAGGCGCCGCCGCTGGTGGCCAAGTTTTACCGTCCGCAGCGCTGGAGCGACGAGGCCATTCTGGAAGAGCACATATTTTCGCTGCAACTGGCCGAGCGCGAGATTCCGGCAGTGCCGCCGCTGGTTTTCGCCGGCCAAACGCTGCATGCGCATGGCGGTTTCCGCTTCGCGCTGTTCGAGCGCAGGGGCGGCCGTGCTCCTGAACTGGACCGCGACGACACGTTGCAATGGGTGGGGCGCTTTCTAGGGCGCA
This genomic window from Chromobacterium phragmitis contains:
- a CDS encoding cation diffusion facilitator family transporter yields the protein MSHVHTHLSEEVDSIERQRAARSSTLVSVAVNLLLSMLQVGAGVWSHSSALIADGVHSLSDLFADFVVLLAGRHSGKAPDNDHHYGHQRYENAASLVLGLLLLIVGGGMLYSAAGKFLHPEDIPSVHSLALWVAALALLAKETLFRYMLAVAKRVRSGMLVANAWHARSDAASSLVVAIGVAGNLMGYPILDPMAALVVGLLVGKMGWSFAWDALHDLMDRAASDEDIAVIREALLTTPGIAGIHDLRTRKMGDMILVDVHLEVDGSINVFQAHEIAEQARGRVLVALPVLDVMTHIDPAGLEEPRRLPGAA